In Pseudomonas sp. Leaf58, one DNA window encodes the following:
- a CDS encoding sigma-54-dependent transcriptional regulator gives MRIKVHCQNRIGILRDILNLLVEYGINVLRGEVGGDHGNAIYLHCPNLINLQFQALRPKFEAIAGVFGVKRVGLMPSERRHMELNALLGALDFPVLSIDMGGSIVAANRTAAQLLGVRVDEVPGMPLARYVEDFDLPELVRANKSRINGLRIKVKGDVFLADIAPLQSEHDDSEALAGAVLTLHRADRIGERIYNVRKQELRGFDSIFQSSRVMAAVVREARRMAPLDAPLLIEGETGTGKELLARACHLASPRGQSPLMALNCAGLPESMAETELFGYGPGAFEGARAEGKLGLLELTAGGTLFLDGVGEMSPRLQVKLLRFLQDGCFRRVGSDEEVYLDVRVICATQVDLSELCARGEFRQDLYHRLNVLSLHIPPLRECMDGLEGLVQHFLDQASRQIGCALPRLAPAAMDKLSQYHWPGNVRQLENVLFQAVSLCEGGVVKSEHIRLPDYGVRQPLGEFSLDGDLSQIVGRFEKAVLESLMGEFPSSRALGKRLGVSHTTIANKLRDYALGKSTD, from the coding sequence ATGCGTATCAAAGTGCATTGCCAAAACCGCATTGGCATCCTGCGCGACATCCTCAACCTGCTGGTTGAGTACGGCATCAACGTACTGCGTGGCGAGGTGGGCGGTGACCATGGCAACGCCATCTACTTGCATTGCCCAAACCTGATCAATTTGCAGTTTCAGGCGTTGCGGCCGAAGTTCGAGGCCATTGCTGGGGTGTTTGGCGTCAAGCGCGTGGGGCTGATGCCCAGCGAACGGCGGCACATGGAGCTGAATGCGTTGCTGGGGGCGCTGGATTTCCCCGTGCTCTCGATTGACATGGGCGGCAGCATCGTCGCCGCCAACCGTACGGCGGCGCAGCTGCTAGGTGTGCGCGTGGACGAAGTGCCGGGCATGCCACTGGCGCGCTATGTGGAGGACTTCGACCTGCCGGAGCTGGTGCGTGCCAACAAATCCCGCATCAATGGCCTGCGCATCAAGGTCAAGGGTGACGTGTTCCTGGCCGATATCGCGCCGCTGCAGTCCGAGCATGATGACAGCGAGGCGCTGGCTGGCGCGGTGCTGACCCTGCACCGTGCTGACCGCATCGGTGAGCGCATCTATAACGTGCGCAAGCAGGAGCTGCGCGGTTTCGACAGCATTTTCCAGAGCTCGCGGGTGATGGCGGCTGTGGTGCGCGAAGCACGGCGCATGGCGCCGCTGGATGCGCCATTGCTGATCGAGGGCGAGACCGGTACTGGCAAGGAGCTGCTGGCGCGTGCCTGCCACCTGGCCAGCCCGCGCGGTCAGTCGCCGCTCATGGCGTTGAACTGCGCCGGGTTGCCCGAGTCGATGGCCGAGACCGAGTTGTTCGGCTATGGCCCTGGAGCATTCGAGGGGGCGCGGGCCGAGGGCAAACTGGGGCTGTTGGAGTTGACTGCCGGTGGCACGCTGTTCCTTGACGGGGTAGGGGAGATGAGCCCACGGCTGCAGGTGAAACTGCTGCGCTTTCTGCAAGATGGTTGCTTCCGCCGCGTAGGCAGCGATGAAGAGGTGTACCTGGATGTGCGGGTGATTTGCGCGACTCAGGTGGACTTGTCCGAGCTGTGCGCCCGTGGCGAGTTTCGCCAGGACCTTTACCACCGCCTCAACGTCTTGTCGCTACACATTCCGCCTTTGCGCGAATGCATGGATGGCTTGGAAGGGCTGGTGCAGCACTTTCTTGACCAGGCTAGCCGGCAGATCGGCTGCGCCCTGCCACGCCTGGCGCCGGCAGCGATGGACAAACTCAGCCAATACCATTGGCCGGGTAATGTAAGGCAGTTGGAGAACGTCTTGTTCCAGGCCGTTTCGTTATGCGAAGGCGGTGTGGTCAAGAGCGAACATATTCGTTTGCCGGATTATGGTGTGCGGCAGCCGTTGGGCGAGTTTTCGCTGGACGGGGATCTTTCGCAGATTGTCGGGCGCTTTGAAAAAGCAGTGCTGGAAAGTTTGATGGGAGAGTTTCCCAGTAGTCGCGCTTTGGGAAAAAGATTGGGGGTTTCGCATACTACGATTGCCAACAAGTTGCGGGATTATGCGCTTGGCAAGTCAACAGATTAA
- a CDS encoding aspartate aminotransferase family protein: MSVEQAPVQRADFDQVMVPNYSPAAFIPVRGEGSRVWDQSGRELIDFAGGIAVNALGHCHPALVKALTEQANTLWHVSNVFTNEPALRLAHKLVDATFADRAFFCNSGAEANEAAFKLARRVAHDRFGPEKHEIIATVNSFHGRTLFTVSVGGQPKYSDGFGPKITGISHVPYNDLEALKAQITDKTCAVVIEPIQGESGVVPADKAYLEGARKLCDEHNALLIFDEVQTGVGRTGSLYAYQHYGVTPDILTSAKSLGGGFPIGAMLTTTELAKHLAVGTHGTTYGGNPLGCAVACAVLDVVNTPETLAGIKAKHERFKVRLEQIGQKYNLFTQVRGVGLLLGCVLTEAWQGKAKDVLNAAEKEGVMVLQAGPDVVRFAPSLVVEDADIDAGLDRFERAVATLTQG; this comes from the coding sequence ATGTCCGTTGAGCAAGCCCCGGTGCAACGTGCCGATTTCGACCAGGTCATGGTCCCTAACTATTCTCCGGCGGCCTTCATTCCTGTGCGAGGCGAGGGTTCCCGTGTTTGGGACCAGTCAGGTCGCGAGCTGATCGACTTTGCCGGTGGCATTGCGGTCAACGCCCTGGGCCACTGCCACCCGGCGCTGGTCAAGGCCCTGACCGAGCAGGCTAACACCCTCTGGCACGTTTCCAATGTGTTCACCAACGAGCCGGCCCTGCGCCTGGCTCACAAACTGGTGGACGCCACCTTTGCCGACCGTGCGTTCTTCTGCAACTCTGGCGCCGAAGCCAACGAGGCCGCCTTCAAGCTGGCCCGTCGCGTTGCCCATGACCGTTTCGGCCCGGAAAAGCACGAAATCATCGCCACCGTGAACAGTTTCCACGGCCGTACTCTGTTCACCGTCAGCGTCGGTGGCCAACCGAAGTATTCCGACGGCTTCGGCCCGAAGATCACCGGCATCAGCCACGTGCCATACAACGACCTGGAAGCGTTGAAAGCTCAAATTACCGACAAGACCTGCGCTGTGGTGATCGAGCCGATCCAGGGCGAGAGCGGCGTGGTGCCGGCCGACAAGGCCTACCTGGAAGGCGCGCGCAAGCTGTGTGACGAGCACAACGCTTTGCTGATATTCGACGAAGTGCAGACGGGCGTGGGCCGGACCGGCTCGCTGTACGCTTACCAGCACTACGGTGTAACCCCCGACATTCTGACCAGCGCCAAAAGCCTGGGCGGCGGCTTCCCGATCGGCGCCATGCTGACTACCACCGAGCTGGCCAAACACCTGGCCGTTGGCACCCACGGCACCACCTACGGTGGCAACCCGCTGGGCTGCGCCGTCGCCTGTGCCGTGCTGGACGTGGTCAACACTCCGGAAACCCTGGCCGGCATCAAGGCCAAGCATGAGCGTTTCAAGGTCCGCCTGGAGCAGATCGGCCAGAAGTACAACCTGTTCACCCAGGTGCGCGGTGTTGGCCTGCTGCTGGGCTGCGTGCTGACCGAGGCCTGGCAAGGCAAGGCCAAAGACGTACTCAACGCCGCTGAGAAAGAAGGCGTGATGGTACTGCAGGCCGGCCCGGACGTGGTCCGCTTCGCCCCAAGCCTGGTGGTTGAAGACGCCGATATCGATGCAGGTCTGGACCGCTTCGAGCGCGCTGTGGCCACCCTGACCCAGGGCTAA
- a CDS encoding ABC transporter permease, whose protein sequence is MIFDYNVVWDALPLYLGGLLTTLKLLAISLFFGLLAAIPLGLMRVSKQPVVNLAAWLYTYVIRGTPMLVQLFLIYYGLAQFEAVRGSIFWPLLSSATFCACLAFGINTSAYTAEIIAGSLKATPHGEIEAAKAMGMSRMKMYRRILLPSALRRALPQYSNEVIMMLQTTSLASIVTLIDITGAARTVNAQYYLPFEAYITAGVFYLCLTFILVRLFKMAERRWLGYLAPRKH, encoded by the coding sequence ATGATTTTCGACTACAACGTCGTCTGGGATGCCCTGCCACTGTACCTAGGTGGCTTGCTGACTACCCTCAAGCTGCTGGCGATTTCGCTGTTCTTCGGCTTGCTGGCGGCTATCCCGCTGGGCTTGATGCGGGTGTCGAAGCAGCCCGTGGTCAACCTGGCCGCGTGGCTCTACACCTACGTGATTCGTGGCACACCAATGCTGGTGCAGCTGTTTCTGATCTACTACGGCCTGGCCCAGTTCGAAGCGGTACGCGGCAGCATCTTCTGGCCGTTGCTGTCCAGCGCCACCTTCTGTGCCTGCCTGGCGTTCGGCATCAATACCAGCGCCTATACCGCAGAAATTATCGCCGGCAGCCTCAAGGCCACGCCGCATGGCGAGATCGAGGCGGCCAAGGCCATGGGCATGTCGCGCATGAAGATGTACCGCCGCATTCTGCTGCCATCGGCCCTGCGCCGGGCGCTGCCGCAGTACAGCAACGAAGTGATCATGATGCTGCAGACCACCAGCCTGGCGTCGATCGTTACCCTGATCGACATCACCGGTGCCGCGCGCACGGTCAATGCCCAGTACTACCTGCCTTTCGAGGCCTATATCACGGCGGGCGTGTTCTACCTGTGCCTGACCTTCATCCTGGTGCGCTTGTTCAAGATGGCCGAACGCCGCTGGCTCGGCTACCTGGCGCCGCGCAAGCACTGA
- the argR gene encoding transcriptional regulator ArgR translates to MTTQRIGFLIWPSTRPLTLALAEEVLLVAQRVHPDVVYELAFLQAEPAQDGSWRLPGEAWNGRLEGCQKLFLVADEQPLVVGAALAAALKQLARSGCMVGGLSAGVYPLAMLGLLDGYRAAVHWRWQDDFAERFPKVIATSHLFDWDRDRLTACGGMAVTDLLLAVLARDHGAELAGAVSEELVVERIREGGERQRIPLQNRLGSSHPKLTQAVLLMEANIEEPLTTDEIAQHVCVSRRQLERIFKQYLNRVPSQYYLELRLNKARQMLMQTSKSIIQIGLSCGFSSGPHFSSAYRNFFGATPREDRNQRRSSSPFELSSAPAEKG, encoded by the coding sequence ATGACCACCCAGCGAATCGGTTTTCTCATCTGGCCCAGCACCAGGCCCTTGACTCTGGCGCTGGCCGAGGAAGTGTTGCTGGTGGCGCAGCGGGTGCACCCGGATGTGGTCTACGAGCTGGCTTTCCTGCAGGCAGAGCCGGCCCAGGATGGCAGTTGGCGCTTGCCGGGCGAGGCCTGGAATGGCCGCCTGGAGGGCTGCCAAAAGCTGTTTCTGGTGGCGGACGAGCAGCCGCTTGTGGTGGGTGCGGCGTTGGCCGCGGCGCTCAAGCAGTTGGCGCGCAGCGGCTGCATGGTCGGCGGCCTGTCTGCCGGGGTTTATCCGCTGGCGATGCTCGGCCTGCTCGACGGCTATCGCGCTGCGGTGCACTGGCGTTGGCAGGATGATTTTGCCGAGCGCTTCCCCAAGGTTATCGCCACCAGCCACTTGTTCGACTGGGACCGCGATCGGCTGACCGCCTGTGGTGGCATGGCCGTGACCGACCTGTTGCTGGCAGTGTTGGCCCGTGATCACGGGGCGGAGCTGGCAGGGGCGGTGTCGGAGGAGCTGGTGGTCGAGCGCATTCGTGAGGGTGGCGAGCGCCAGCGTATTCCGTTGCAGAACCGCCTGGGTTCCAGCCACCCCAAGCTGACCCAGGCAGTGCTGTTGATGGAAGCCAACATTGAAGAGCCGCTGACCACTGACGAAATTGCCCAGCACGTGTGCGTGTCGCGCCGGCAGCTGGAGCGCATTTTCAAGCAGTACCTGAACCGCGTGCCGAGCCAGTATTACCTGGAGCTGCGGCTGAACAAGGCGCGGCAGATGCTGATGCAGACCAGCAAGTCGATCATCCAGATTGGGTTGTCCTGTGGTTTTTCCTCGGGGCCGCATTTTTCCAGTGCCTACCGCAATTTCTTTGGCGCCACGCCGCGGGAAGACCGCAACCAGCGGCGTAGCAGCAGCCCGTTTGAATTGAGTTCGGCGCCTGCTGAAAAGGGTTGA
- the acs gene encoding acetate--CoA ligase — translation MSAAPLYPVRPEVAATTLTDEATYKAMYQQSVINPDGFWREQAQRIDWIKPFTKVKQTSFDDHHVDIKWFADGTLNVSSNCLDRHLEERGDQLAIIWEGDDPSEHRNITYRELHEQVCKFANALRGQDVHRGDVVTIYMPMIPEAVVAMLACARIGAIHSVVFGGFSPEALAGRIIDCKSKIVITADEGVRGGRRTPLKGNVDLALTNPETNSVQKIIVCKRTGGDIAWHQHRDIWYEDLMKVASSHCAPKEMGAEEALFILYTSGSTGKPKGVLHTTGGYLVYAALTHERVFDYRPGEVYWCTADVGWVTGHSYIVYGPLANGATTLLFEGVPNYPDITRVSKIVDKHKVNILYTAPTAIRAMMAEGQAAVEGADGSSLRLLGSVGEPINPEAWNWYYKTVGKERCPIVDTWWQTETGGILISPLPGATGLKPGSATRPFFGVVPALVDNLGNLIDGAAEGNLVILDSWPGQSRSLYGDHDRFVDTYFKTFRGMYFTGDGARRDEDGYYWITGRVDDVLNVSGHRMGTAEIESAMVAHAKVAEAAVVGVPHDIKGQGIYVYVTLNAGIEASEQLRLELKNWVRKEIGPIASPDVIQWAPGLPKTRSGKIMRRILRKIATGEYDALGDISTLADPGVVQHLIDTHKAMNLASA, via the coding sequence ATGAGTGCGGCTCCACTGTATCCCGTTCGTCCTGAGGTTGCGGCTACTACCCTGACCGACGAGGCCACCTACAAGGCCATGTACCAGCAATCGGTGATCAACCCGGACGGCTTCTGGCGCGAGCAGGCCCAGCGCATCGACTGGATCAAGCCGTTTACCAAGGTCAAGCAGACCTCCTTCGACGACCACCATGTCGATATCAAATGGTTCGCCGACGGCACTCTGAACGTATCCTCCAACTGCCTGGACCGCCACCTTGAAGAGCGCGGCGACCAGCTGGCGATCATCTGGGAAGGCGACGACCCTTCCGAGCACCGCAACATCACCTACCGCGAATTGCACGAGCAGGTTTGCAAGTTTGCCAACGCCCTGCGTGGCCAGGACGTGCACCGCGGTGATGTGGTCACCATTTACATGCCGATGATTCCCGAGGCCGTGGTGGCCATGCTGGCCTGTGCCCGCATCGGTGCGATCCACTCGGTGGTGTTCGGTGGTTTCTCCCCTGAGGCATTGGCCGGCCGTATCATCGACTGCAAGTCCAAAATCGTGATCACCGCCGACGAAGGCGTGCGTGGCGGCCGCCGCACCCCGCTCAAGGGTAACGTCGACCTGGCGCTGACCAACCCTGAAACCAACAGCGTGCAGAAAATCATCGTGTGCAAGCGCACCGGTGGCGACATTGCCTGGCACCAGCACCGCGACATCTGGTACGAAGACCTGATGAAAGTGGCCTCCAGCCACTGCGCGCCAAAAGAGATGGGGGCCGAGGAAGCGCTGTTCATCCTTTATACCTCTGGCTCCACTGGCAAGCCGAAGGGCGTGTTGCACACTACCGGCGGCTACCTGGTGTATGCCGCGCTGACCCATGAGCGCGTGTTCGACTATCGCCCAGGCGAGGTGTACTGGTGCACCGCCGACGTGGGCTGGGTTACCGGCCACAGCTACATTGTCTACGGCCCGCTGGCCAACGGCGCCACTACCCTGCTGTTCGAAGGTGTGCCGAACTACCCGGACATCACCCGTGTGTCGAAAATCGTCGACAAGCATAAGGTCAACATCCTCTACACCGCGCCAACCGCCATCCGCGCGATGATGGCCGAAGGCCAGGCCGCTGTTGAGGGGGCCGACGGCTCTAGCCTGCGCTTGCTGGGCTCGGTGGGTGAGCCGATCAACCCTGAAGCCTGGAACTGGTATTACAAAACCGTGGGCAAGGAGCGTTGCCCGATCGTCGACACCTGGTGGCAGACCGAGACCGGCGGCATCCTGATCAGCCCGCTGCCAGGGGCTACCGGCCTCAAGCCGGGTTCGGCTACCCGGCCGTTCTTCGGTGTGGTGCCGGCATTGGTGGACAACCTGGGCAACCTTATCGACGGCGCTGCCGAGGGCAACCTGGTTATTCTCGATTCCTGGCCGGGCCAGTCGCGTTCGCTGTATGGCGACCACGACCGCTTTGTCGACACCTACTTCAAGACCTTCCGCGGCATGTACTTCACCGGCGACGGCGCGCGCCGCGACGAGGATGGCTACTACTGGATCACCGGCCGCGTGGATGACGTGCTCAACGTGTCTGGCCACCGCATGGGTACTGCCGAAATCGAAAGTGCCATGGTGGCACATGCGAAAGTGGCCGAGGCTGCCGTGGTAGGGGTGCCGCATGACATCAAGGGACAGGGCATCTATGTGTATGTCACCCTTAATGCCGGCATCGAGGCTAGCGAGCAGCTGCGCCTGGAGCTGAAGAACTGGGTGCGCAAAGAGATCGGCCCGATCGCCTCGCCGGACGTGATCCAGTGGGCGCCAGGGTTGCCGAAGACCCGTTCGGGCAAGATCATGCGCCGCATCCTGCGCAAGATTGCCACCGGTGAGTACGATGCCCTGGGGGATATCTCGACCCTGGCCGACCCGGGTGTGGTGCAGCACCTGATCGATACGCACAAGGCGATGAACCTGGCTTCGGCCTAA
- the phhA gene encoding phenylalanine 4-monooxygenase has translation MKQTQYVAREPDAHGFIDYPQQEHAVWNTLITRQLKVIEGRACQEYLDGIDQLKLPHDRIPQLGEVNKVLGATTGWQVARVPALIPFQTFFELLASKRFPVATFIRTPEELDYLQEPDIFHEIFGHCPLLTNPWFAEFTHTYGKLGLAATKEQRVYLARLYWMTIEFGLMETSQGRKIYGGGILSSPKETVYSLSGEPEHQAFDPIEAMRTPYRIDILQPLYFVLPNMKRLFDLAHEDIMGMVHNAMQLGLHAPKFPPKIAA, from the coding sequence ATGAAACAGACGCAATACGTGGCACGCGAGCCCGATGCGCATGGTTTTATCGATTACCCGCAGCAAGAGCATGCGGTATGGAACACCCTGATCACCCGCCAGCTGAAAGTGATCGAAGGCCGCGCGTGCCAGGAGTACCTGGACGGCATCGACCAACTCAAGCTGCCCCATGACCGCATCCCGCAACTGGGCGAGGTCAACAAAGTGCTGGGCGCCACCACCGGCTGGCAAGTTGCCCGAGTACCGGCGCTTATCCCCTTCCAGACCTTCTTCGAATTGTTGGCCAGCAAGCGCTTCCCGGTCGCCACCTTCATCCGCACCCCGGAAGAGCTGGACTACCTGCAAGAGCCCGACATCTTCCACGAGATTTTCGGCCACTGCCCGCTGCTAACCAACCCCTGGTTCGCCGAGTTCACCCACACCTACGGCAAGCTCGGCCTGGCCGCGACCAAGGAACAACGCGTGTACCTGGCGCGCTTGTACTGGATGACCATCGAATTCGGCCTGATGGAAACTTCGCAGGGCCGCAAGATCTATGGTGGCGGCATCCTCTCGTCGCCGAAAGAGACCGTCTACAGTTTGTCTGGCGAACCTGAGCACCAGGCCTTCGACCCCATCGAAGCCATGCGTACCCCGTACCGCATCGACATTCTGCAACCACTGTATTTCGTGCTGCCGAACATGAAGCGCCTGTTCGATCTGGCCCACGAAGACATCATGGGCATGGTCCATAACGCCATGCAGCTGGGCCTGCACGCACCAAAGTTTCCACCCAAGATCGCAGCCTGA
- a CDS encoding DUF2790 domain-containing protein: MKALLVLVLGSLCGAAMAGEAKDAEQIPVEQYSYSQHLDIARVISMSEVPNVCEVVPARMTYEDSKGQKHILEYRVMGNGCSNG, encoded by the coding sequence ATGAAAGCTTTACTGGTATTGGTACTTGGCAGTCTTTGCGGCGCGGCAATGGCCGGCGAAGCCAAAGATGCTGAGCAGATTCCGGTTGAACAGTACAGTTACTCGCAGCACCTGGACATTGCCCGCGTCATCTCCATGAGCGAAGTGCCCAATGTGTGCGAAGTCGTGCCAGCGCGCATGACCTACGAGGACTCCAAAGGACAGAAGCACATTCTCGAATACCGCGTGATGGGGAACGGCTGCTCGAACGGCTAA
- a CDS encoding ABC transporter ATP-binding protein, with protein MYKLEVQDLHKRYGSHEVLKGVSLSAKAGDVISIIGSSGSGKSTFLRCINLLEQPHAGKILLNNEELKLVPGKDGALKAADPRQLQRMRSRLSMVFQHFNLWSHMTALENIIEAPVHVLGVNKKEALEKAEHYLAKVGVAHRKDAFPGHMSGGEQQRVAIARALAMEPEVMLFDEPTSALDPELVGDVLKVMQALAQEGRTMVVVTHEMGFAREVSNQLVFLHKGLVEETGCPREVLANPQSERLKQFLSGSLK; from the coding sequence ATGTACAAACTCGAAGTCCAAGACCTGCACAAGCGCTACGGCAGCCATGAAGTGCTCAAGGGCGTGTCCCTGTCGGCCAAGGCCGGCGATGTCATCAGCATTATCGGCTCCAGTGGTTCGGGCAAATCGACCTTCCTGCGCTGCATCAACCTGTTGGAGCAGCCGCATGCTGGCAAGATCCTGCTCAATAACGAAGAGTTGAAGCTGGTACCTGGCAAGGATGGCGCGCTGAAGGCCGCCGACCCGCGTCAGTTGCAGCGCATGCGCTCGCGCCTGTCGATGGTGTTTCAGCATTTCAACCTGTGGTCGCACATGACCGCGTTGGAAAACATCATCGAAGCGCCAGTGCACGTGCTGGGCGTAAACAAGAAGGAAGCCCTGGAAAAGGCCGAGCACTACCTGGCCAAGGTGGGTGTGGCCCATCGCAAGGATGCCTTCCCAGGGCACATGTCCGGTGGCGAGCAGCAGCGTGTGGCGATTGCCCGGGCGCTGGCCATGGAGCCCGAGGTTATGCTGTTCGACGAGCCCACCTCGGCGCTCGACCCCGAGCTGGTAGGGGATGTGCTCAAGGTGATGCAGGCCCTGGCCCAGGAAGGCCGGACCATGGTGGTGGTGACCCACGAAATGGGCTTTGCCCGCGAGGTGTCCAATCAGCTGGTGTTCCTGCACAAAGGCCTGGTAGAAGAAACCGGTTGCCCGCGCGAAGTGCTGGCCAACCCGCAGTCGGAGCGTCTGAAGCAGTTCCTCTCCGGCAGCCTGAAGTAA
- a CDS encoding ABC transporter permease has protein sequence MLKGYGAVILDGAWLTLQLALSSMALAIVLGLIGVALRLSPVRWLAWLGDLYSTVIRGIPDLVLILLIFYGGQDIINRVAPLVGYDDYIDLNPLVAGIGTLGFIFGAYLSETFRGAFLGIPKGQAEAGVAYGMSNRQVFFRIQVPQMIRLAIPGFTNNWLVLTKATALISVVGLQDMMFKAKQAADATREPFTFFLAVAALYLVLTSVSLLALKYLEKRYSVGVKVVEL, from the coding sequence ATGTTGAAAGGCTACGGGGCAGTCATCCTCGACGGGGCGTGGCTGACGCTACAGCTTGCCTTGTCGTCGATGGCCCTGGCCATCGTGCTCGGCCTGATCGGTGTGGCGCTGCGCTTGTCGCCGGTGCGCTGGTTAGCCTGGCTGGGCGATCTGTATTCCACGGTGATCCGTGGCATACCGGACCTGGTCCTGATCCTGCTGATCTTCTATGGCGGGCAGGACATCATCAACCGTGTCGCGCCGCTGGTGGGCTACGACGACTACATAGACCTGAACCCGCTGGTGGCCGGTATCGGCACGCTGGGCTTCATTTTTGGCGCGTACCTGTCGGAAACCTTCCGCGGCGCCTTCCTCGGTATTCCCAAGGGTCAGGCCGAAGCCGGTGTGGCCTATGGCATGAGCAACCGCCAGGTATTCTTCCGCATTCAGGTGCCGCAGATGATCCGCCTGGCGATTCCGGGCTTCACCAACAACTGGCTGGTGCTGACCAAGGCCACGGCACTGATTTCGGTGGTCGGCCTGCAGGACATGATGTTCAAGGCCAAGCAGGCGGCGGATGCCACTCGCGAACCCTTCACCTTTTTCCTGGCGGTGGCGGCCCTTTACCTGGTGTTGACCAGTGTTTCGCTGCTGGCTCTGAAGTATCTCGAAAAGCGCTACTCGGTGGGCGTCAAGGTGGTTGAGCTATGA
- a CDS encoding 4a-hydroxytetrahydrobiopterin dehydratase: MNALNQAHCEACRADAPKVTDEELAELIREIPDWNIEVRDGHMELERVFLFKNFKQALAFTNAVGEIAEAEGHHPGLLTEWGKVTVTWWSHSIKGLHRNDFIMCARTDKVAETAEGRK, from the coding sequence ATGAATGCCTTGAACCAAGCCCATTGCGAAGCCTGCCGCGCCGACGCCCCGAAAGTCACCGACGAGGAGCTGGCCGAGCTGATCCGCGAAATCCCGGACTGGAACATCGAAGTGCGTGATGGCCACATGGAGCTGGAGCGCGTGTTCCTGTTCAAGAACTTCAAGCAGGCCCTGGCGTTCACCAATGCCGTGGGCGAAATCGCCGAGGCTGAAGGCCACCACCCGGGCCTGCTGACCGAGTGGGGCAAGGTCACCGTGACCTGGTGGAGCCACTCGATCAAAGGCCTGCACCGCAATGACTTCATCATGTGCGCGCGCACTGACAAAGTGGCAGAGACGGCTGAAGGCCGGAAGTGA
- a CDS encoding ABC transporter substrate-binding protein, producing MKKLALLGALALSVFSLVSQADEKPLKIGIEAAYPPFAFKQPDGSIAGFDYDIGNALCEEMKAKCTWVEQEFDGLIPALKVRKIDAILSSMSITDDRKKSVDFTKRYYLTPARLVMKDGTTVSDSLDELKGKKIGVQRGSIHDRFAKEVLGAKGATVVPYGTQNEIYLDVAAGRLDGTVADATLLEDGFLKTDAGKGFAFVGPAFTDAKYFGDGIGIAVRKGDKANVDRINAAIDAIRANGKYKEIEKKYFNFDIYGPDAN from the coding sequence ATGAAGAAGCTCGCACTGCTTGGCGCCCTGGCGCTGTCTGTGTTTTCCCTGGTGTCGCAGGCCGATGAAAAACCGCTGAAAATCGGTATCGAAGCCGCCTACCCACCCTTCGCCTTCAAGCAACCTGACGGCAGCATCGCCGGTTTCGACTACGACATCGGCAACGCCCTGTGCGAAGAGATGAAAGCCAAGTGCACCTGGGTCGAGCAGGAATTCGACGGCCTGATCCCGGCGCTGAAAGTGCGCAAGATCGACGCCATCCTGTCGTCCATGTCGATCACCGACGACCGCAAGAAGTCGGTCGACTTCACCAAGCGCTATTACCTCACCCCGGCGCGCCTGGTGATGAAGGACGGCACCACCGTCAGCGACAGCCTGGATGAACTCAAGGGCAAGAAAATTGGCGTGCAGCGCGGCTCGATCCACGACCGCTTCGCCAAGGAAGTGCTGGGCGCCAAAGGTGCCACGGTGGTTCCGTACGGCACCCAAAACGAAATCTATCTGGACGTGGCAGCCGGTCGCCTCGATGGCACCGTGGCTGACGCCACCCTGCTGGAAGACGGCTTCCTGAAAACCGACGCCGGCAAAGGCTTTGCCTTCGTAGGCCCAGCCTTCACCGACGCCAAGTACTTCGGTGACGGCATTGGCATTGCTGTGCGCAAGGGTGACAAGGCCAACGTCGACCGCATCAACGCGGCCATCGACGCCATCCGTGCCAACGGCAAGTACAAAGAAATCGAGAAGAAGTACTTCAACTTCGATATCTACGGCCCAGACGCGAACTAA